Proteins found in one Pseudomonas mosselii genomic segment:
- a CDS encoding YhfG family protein, giving the protein MLLSIRYNRDVFTHQGVLKVKGISLETKKAYCAKTRRSNYVASLRLEGFTVSPDAAERELPTGEELLRKYRKQS; this is encoded by the coding sequence ATGCTTCTTTCGATCCGCTATAATCGCGATGTGTTCACCCATCAAGGTGTGTTAAAGGTGAAAGGGATCAGCCTGGAAACCAAGAAGGCTTACTGTGCCAAGACACGTCGCTCTAACTATGTGGCCAGCCTGCGGCTAGAGGGGTTCACCGTGTCGCCGGACGCGGCTGAGCGAGAGCTTCCCACCGGGGAGGAACTGCTGCGTAAATACCGTAAGCAGAGCTGA
- a CDS encoding LysR family transcriptional regulator, with translation MNFSSDTILLFLAVLDRGSFSAAARALGRVPSAVSMAIGNLEAELGYPLFERGSREARPTAQAQALEPHARLIAEQLGLLEVHALELSRGLESSLAIAVVPDIDQRPLLEAITRLGERYPLLDIELLAAPQEEALQLLDSGRAGLCLAFAGLQVDPRRSFQHIAIESLVATLSPQHPALREGRIRHLEDLVNLRQILVRSRDLPLSDPRSLIGTSHWRTDSLDLAVQMVEAGLGWGDLPLSRVAPLIDAGRLVRLEFHNTRNELQLPVNAFWLKQQPLGQAARMLVSLLASK, from the coding sequence ATGAACTTTTCCAGCGATACCATCCTGCTGTTCCTTGCCGTGCTCGACCGCGGCTCGTTTTCCGCCGCCGCGCGGGCCCTCGGCCGCGTGCCTTCGGCGGTGAGCATGGCTATCGGCAACCTCGAGGCGGAGCTTGGTTACCCGTTGTTCGAACGCGGCTCGCGCGAGGCGCGCCCGACCGCGCAGGCCCAGGCCCTAGAACCCCACGCCCGGCTGATTGCCGAACAGCTCGGGCTGCTGGAAGTGCACGCGCTGGAGCTGTCGCGTGGGCTCGAAAGCAGCCTGGCCATCGCCGTGGTCCCGGACATCGACCAGCGCCCGTTGCTCGAAGCCATTACTCGCCTTGGCGAGCGCTATCCGCTGCTGGACATCGAACTGCTCGCCGCGCCCCAGGAAGAGGCCCTGCAGTTGCTCGACAGTGGCCGCGCCGGTCTGTGCCTGGCCTTCGCCGGATTGCAGGTGGATCCGCGGCGCAGCTTCCAGCACATCGCCATCGAATCGCTGGTGGCCACGCTGTCGCCGCAGCACCCCGCCCTGCGCGAAGGGCGCATCCGTCACCTTGAAGACTTGGTAAACCTGCGACAGATCCTGGTACGCAGCCGCGACCTGCCACTGTCCGACCCGCGCTCGCTGATCGGCACCTCGCATTGGCGCACCGACAGCCTGGACCTTGCCGTGCAGATGGTCGAGGCGGGGCTGGGCTGGGGCGATTTGCCCCTGTCACGGGTCGCGCCGCTGATCGACGCCGGGCGCCTGGTGCGCCTGGAATTCCACAACACCCGCAACGAACTGCAACTGCCGGTGAATGCCTTCTGGCTCAAGCAGCAACCCCTCGGCCAGGCGGCCAGGATGTTGGTGAGCCTGTTGGCTTCGAAATGA
- a CDS encoding GNAT family N-acetyltransferase, protein MQHTIATAGAEHFDRLTDLWEAAVRATHDFLPDGYIERLRPLVREQYLGFVELRAWRDQEGHIRGFAGLHDGKLEMLFVDPACRGQGIGKALLASVVEELGVREVDVNEQNPQAVGFYLKQGFVQVGRSEVDGQGDPYPLLHLKLEG, encoded by the coding sequence ATGCAGCACACTATCGCGACAGCGGGCGCGGAACACTTCGATCGGCTGACCGATCTGTGGGAAGCCGCGGTACGGGCGACCCATGACTTTCTTCCCGACGGCTACATCGAGCGCCTGCGTCCGCTGGTGCGCGAGCAGTACCTGGGCTTTGTCGAGCTGCGTGCCTGGCGTGACCAGGAAGGCCATATCCGCGGGTTTGCCGGGTTGCATGACGGCAAGCTGGAAATGCTCTTCGTCGACCCCGCCTGCCGCGGCCAGGGCATCGGCAAGGCGCTGCTGGCCAGCGTGGTCGAGGAGCTGGGCGTGCGTGAGGTGGACGTCAATGAACAGAACCCGCAGGCGGTGGGGTTCTACCTGAAACAGGGGTTCGTCCAGGTCGGCCGCTCCGAGGTGGATGGTCAGGGCGATCCGTACCCATTGCTGCACTTGAAGCTGGAGGGGTGA
- a CDS encoding GntR family transcriptional regulator, with translation MTACAPAAPRLPALLGAGETRLSAEQIYPRLFDAILEQRLPPGSALPEQALGNAFGVSRTVIRRVLGRLSDQQVVVQRPSHTAHLAAPDPEQARQVLSARRLAETTLIGLATQRARPAQIRQLRQLVERERQHHERGERCTAIRLGGEFHMKLAQMAANAPLARFLNGLVPMTSLIIARYESPCCEHCAWQEHAAIIDAVESGDGEAALALMHDHLDRLEAKLDLDPTD, from the coding sequence ATGACCGCCTGCGCCCCAGCCGCCCCCCGCCTGCCTGCCCTGCTCGGTGCCGGCGAGACCCGCCTGTCGGCGGAGCAGATCTATCCACGGCTGTTCGACGCCATCCTAGAACAGCGCCTGCCGCCCGGCAGCGCCCTGCCCGAGCAGGCGCTGGGCAATGCCTTCGGTGTCAGCCGCACGGTGATCCGCCGGGTGCTCGGGCGCCTGTCCGACCAGCAGGTGGTGGTGCAGCGCCCCAGCCATACCGCGCACCTGGCCGCGCCCGACCCCGAGCAGGCGCGCCAGGTACTCAGCGCCCGGCGCCTGGCCGAGACCACCTTGATCGGCCTGGCCACCCAGCGCGCCCGACCGGCGCAGATCCGCCAACTGCGCCAGCTGGTCGAGCGCGAGCGCCAGCACCATGAGCGCGGCGAACGCTGCACGGCGATCCGCCTCGGCGGCGAGTTCCACATGAAACTGGCGCAGATGGCCGCCAACGCACCACTGGCGCGCTTCCTCAACGGCCTGGTGCCGATGACCTCGCTGATCATCGCCCGCTATGAGTCACCATGCTGCGAGCACTGCGCGTGGCAGGAGCATGCGGCGATCATCGATGCGGTGGAAAGCGGCGACGGCGAGGCTGCGCTGGCGCTGATGCATGATCATCTGGACCGCCTTGAGGCCAAACTCGATCTGGATCCGACTGACTGA
- a CDS encoding isochorismatase family protein: MSAEPIPRAEALLLVDVQCAFMEGADAVPGHLALQASIARLLARARQAGVPVIFLQNDGAPDTPDAPHTAGWQLYFSAGRGEYVLFKTEDDGFVETGLQALLHELGVQCLALCGLLSEMCLAATARAALQRGFEVLLAHDAHATYDVPPGPGGSPGVSAALAARAAEWSLGDEVVVLPDVEAVAFARFSQSDPDRVWPQGGPDDHASAPAQPRRRRFPPHR; this comes from the coding sequence ATGTCCGCTGAACCGATCCCCCGGGCCGAGGCCCTGTTGCTGGTGGACGTGCAATGCGCGTTCATGGAAGGGGCCGACGCCGTCCCCGGTCACCTCGCCCTGCAGGCGAGCATCGCCCGCCTGCTGGCGCGGGCGCGGCAGGCCGGCGTGCCGGTGATCTTCCTGCAGAACGACGGCGCGCCCGACACCCCGGACGCCCCGCACACAGCCGGCTGGCAGTTGTATTTTTCGGCGGGTCGTGGCGAGTACGTGCTGTTCAAGACCGAGGACGATGGTTTCGTCGAGACTGGCCTGCAGGCCTTGCTGCACGAATTGGGTGTCCAGTGCCTGGCCCTGTGCGGCCTGCTCTCGGAAATGTGCCTGGCCGCCACCGCCCGCGCCGCGCTGCAACGGGGCTTCGAAGTGTTGCTGGCGCACGATGCCCACGCCACGTACGACGTGCCGCCCGGCCCGGGCGGTTCACCCGGCGTGTCCGCCGCCTTGGCGGCGCGGGCGGCGGAATGGTCGTTGGGTGATGAAGTGGTGGTCCTGCCGGATGTCGAGGCGGTGGCGTTCGCCCGATTCAGTCAGTCGGATCCAGATCGAGTTTGGCCTCAAGGCGGTCCAGATGATCATGCATCAGCGCCAGCGCAGCCTCGCCGTCGCCGCTTTCCACCGCATCGATGA
- a CDS encoding C4-dicarboxylate transporter DctA: MLKWCSRSIFLQVVLGLALGIVCGLSFPDLSLQLKPLGDGFIKLIKMLIGLIVFCVVVSGISGAGDLKKVGRIGLKSVIYFEVLTTLALVIGLVFAFSTGIGSGANIHLDQLSSADAGALAERGAHIHNTTSFLMDLIPTSVVGAFADNNILQVLLFSVLFGSALNLVGESASGISRLINELSHVIFRIMGMIVRLAPIGVFGAIAFTTSKYGLSSLQHLGGLVALFYLTCAGFVLIVLGTVMRLSGLKLLPFIKYLREELSIVLGTASSDAVLPQVMRKLEHLGIGSSTVGLVIPTGYSFNLDGFSIYLTLAIVFIANATGTPLAMTDLLTILLVSLVTSKGAHGIPGSALVILAATLTAVPAIPVVGLVLVLAVDWFMGIGRALTNLIGNCVATVAIARWEKDIDLERAHNVLANKPGFAPITRKQGQPHQQEF, encoded by the coding sequence ATGCTCAAATGGTGTTCGCGTTCGATCTTCCTCCAGGTTGTGCTCGGCCTTGCCCTCGGCATTGTCTGCGGCCTGAGCTTCCCCGACCTGTCCCTGCAACTCAAACCCCTGGGCGACGGCTTCATCAAGCTGATCAAGATGCTCATCGGCCTGATCGTGTTCTGCGTGGTGGTCAGCGGCATTTCCGGCGCCGGCGACCTGAAGAAGGTCGGGCGCATCGGCCTGAAATCGGTGATCTACTTCGAAGTGCTGACCACCCTGGCCCTGGTGATCGGCCTGGTGTTCGCCTTCTCCACCGGCATCGGCAGCGGCGCCAACATCCACCTCGACCAGCTGTCCAGCGCCGACGCTGGCGCCCTGGCCGAGCGCGGCGCGCACATCCACAACACCACCTCCTTCCTCATGGACCTGATCCCCACCTCGGTGGTGGGCGCCTTCGCCGACAACAACATCCTCCAGGTGCTGCTGTTCTCGGTGCTGTTTGGCAGCGCGCTGAACCTGGTGGGCGAGTCGGCCTCAGGCATTTCGCGGCTGATCAACGAGCTCAGCCACGTGATCTTCCGCATCATGGGCATGATCGTGCGCCTGGCGCCGATCGGCGTGTTCGGCGCCATCGCCTTCACCACCAGCAAGTACGGCCTGAGCTCGCTGCAGCACCTGGGCGGTCTGGTGGCGCTGTTCTACCTGACCTGCGCCGGTTTCGTGCTGATTGTCCTCGGCACGGTGATGCGCCTGTCGGGCCTGAAACTGCTGCCGTTCATCAAGTACCTGCGCGAGGAGCTGTCCATTGTCCTCGGCACCGCCTCCTCCGACGCCGTGCTGCCCCAAGTGATGCGCAAGCTCGAACACCTCGGCATCGGCAGCTCCACCGTCGGCCTGGTGATCCCCACCGGCTACTCGTTCAACCTCGATGGCTTCTCCATCTACCTGACCCTGGCCATCGTGTTCATCGCCAATGCCACCGGCACGCCGCTGGCGATGACCGACCTGTTGACCATTCTTCTGGTGTCGCTGGTGACTTCCAAAGGTGCCCACGGCATCCCAGGCTCGGCCCTGGTGATCCTTGCCGCCACCCTGACCGCGGTACCGGCGATTCCGGTGGTGGGCCTGGTGCTGGTACTGGCCGTGGACTGGTTCATGGGCATCGGCCGGGCGCTGACCAACCTGATCGGCAACTGCGTCGCCACCGTGGCCATCGCCCGCTGGGAGAAAGACATCGACCTGGAACGCGCCCACAACGTGCTGGCCAACAAGCCTGGCTTCGCCCCGATCACCCGCAAGCAGGGCCAACCCCATCAACAGGAATTCTAA
- a CDS encoding RidA family protein, producing MSNDIQRFPSSLPFPFSRAVKAGGFLFLSGQVPMNAAGEVVKGDIQEQTRAACERIGESLAACGARFDQVVKCTVWLSDMSHFAGFNEVYKTFFGAALPVRSTVASALALGVDVEIEVQAFVGQE from the coding sequence ATGAGCAATGACATCCAGCGTTTTCCCAGCAGCCTGCCGTTTCCATTTTCACGTGCGGTGAAGGCTGGAGGGTTCCTGTTCCTCTCCGGGCAGGTTCCGATGAATGCGGCCGGCGAGGTGGTCAAGGGCGATATTCAGGAACAGACCCGCGCGGCCTGCGAGCGGATCGGCGAGAGCCTGGCGGCCTGCGGGGCGCGCTTCGACCAGGTGGTGAAGTGCACCGTATGGCTGTCGGACATGAGTCATTTCGCGGGTTTCAACGAGGTGTACAAGACGTTCTTCGGCGCGGCGTTGCCGGTGCGCTCCACGGTGGCCTCGGCGTTGGCCCTGGGCGTGGATGTGGAGATCGAGGTGCAGGCCTTCGTCGGGCAGGAATGA
- a CDS encoding biliverdin-producing heme oxygenase, with the protein MSATVSPLLLALREGTRACHEGLEARLPFFSEGFDRAAYARLLGAYHGFHAPLDTLLAEYQGTERNKTPALSRDLGALAIDVESLPLCHTLPRIDDEASALGVMYVLEGSTLGGQVLKRAMAERLGIDADNGGAFLDVYGPQTGVRWRSFLDRLAGADPEPAAQARTVKAAVETFTCFERWLEERRVLVC; encoded by the coding sequence ATGTCCGCTACCGTCAGCCCGCTGTTGCTTGCCTTGCGCGAGGGTACCCGCGCCTGCCACGAAGGGCTGGAGGCGCGCCTGCCGTTCTTCAGCGAAGGTTTCGACCGGGCGGCCTATGCGCGCCTGCTCGGGGCCTACCATGGCTTCCACGCGCCGCTGGATACCTTGCTGGCCGAGTACCAGGGCACCGAACGCAACAAGACACCCGCCTTGTCACGCGACCTGGGCGCCCTGGCCATCGATGTCGAATCGCTGCCCTTGTGCCACACCCTGCCTCGTATCGACGACGAAGCCAGCGCACTCGGCGTGATGTATGTACTGGAAGGCTCCACCCTGGGCGGCCAGGTACTCAAGCGTGCCATGGCTGAACGCCTGGGGATCGACGCCGACAACGGCGGTGCGTTTCTCGATGTCTACGGCCCGCAGACCGGCGTACGCTGGCGCAGCTTCCTCGATCGACTGGCTGGCGCCGATCCGGAGCCTGCCGCCCAGGCCCGGACGGTAAAGGCTGCGGTCGAGACCTTCACCTGCTTCGAACGATGGCTCGAAGAGCGACGCGTGCTGGTCTGCTGA
- a CDS encoding FadR/GntR family transcriptional regulator produces MISSSTVVNSVVEKLRQALARGQWRSGDMLPGQRELAEQLGISRPSLREAVIVLETLGLVRSMPGKGVLVLDADVTQAQEADTVAEASLADVLELRYTLEPFIAGLVAQSAGSQDIGQLRLTLMDMREALEAGDSEAGINAYITFHEALFALTTNPIFQSVVQQTGNALKQSAAMLRNSPEHLAARLSENEAVVRAIRERNSAKASQQMRQHILAEGQRMGIALNIPDDQPGT; encoded by the coding sequence GTGATCAGCTCTTCGACCGTAGTCAATTCAGTGGTGGAGAAACTCCGCCAGGCCCTGGCCCGTGGCCAGTGGCGCAGCGGCGACATGCTGCCCGGCCAGCGCGAGCTGGCCGAACAACTGGGGATCAGCCGGCCAAGCCTGCGCGAGGCGGTGATTGTCCTGGAAACCCTGGGCCTGGTGCGCTCGATGCCCGGCAAGGGCGTGCTGGTGCTGGATGCCGACGTCACCCAGGCGCAGGAGGCGGACACCGTCGCCGAGGCCAGCCTGGCCGACGTGCTCGAGCTGCGCTACACCCTTGAACCCTTCATCGCCGGGCTGGTGGCGCAATCGGCCGGCAGCCAGGACATCGGCCAGCTGCGCCTGACCCTGATGGACATGCGCGAAGCCCTCGAGGCCGGTGACAGCGAGGCGGGGATCAACGCCTACATCACCTTCCACGAGGCGCTGTTCGCCCTGACCACCAACCCGATCTTCCAGAGCGTGGTGCAGCAGACCGGCAATGCCCTCAAGCAGAGCGCCGCCATGCTGCGCAACTCGCCCGAGCACCTGGCCGCGCGCCTGAGCGAGAACGAAGCGGTGGTGCGCGCCATCCGCGAACGCAACAGCGCCAAGGCCAGCCAGCAAATGCGCCAGCACATCCTCGCCGAGGGGCAGCGCATGGGCATTGCCCTGAACATCCCGGACGACCAACCAGGCACCTGA
- a CDS encoding methyl-accepting chemotaxis protein, with protein sequence MVATANEVARSCSSAADAAEHGHRRVAEGKQQIEATTDNVNRLGRRLSESSQAMVELEEGSRSINQILGTIRAIAEQTNLLALNAAIEAARAGDQGRGFAVVADEVRALAKRTADSTGEIDQLLNTLGGKTQEVSQKMESCLDLSRASVSSIESARDSFEGIQLSVNEIRDQNLQISAAAEEQHSVAEEINRHIQQIYDEARLVEGLASSAQADSGRLAQLSDELNGLVGRFKS encoded by the coding sequence ATGGTCGCCACCGCCAACGAAGTGGCGCGCTCATGCAGCAGCGCCGCCGACGCCGCCGAGCATGGCCATCGCCGGGTGGCCGAGGGCAAGCAGCAGATAGAGGCGACCACCGACAACGTCAATCGCCTGGGCCGGCGCCTGAGCGAATCGTCCCAGGCCATGGTCGAGCTGGAAGAAGGCAGCCGCAGCATCAACCAGATCCTCGGCACCATCCGCGCCATCGCCGAGCAGACCAACCTGCTGGCGCTCAACGCCGCCATCGAGGCGGCCCGGGCCGGCGACCAGGGCCGTGGTTTTGCCGTGGTGGCCGATGAAGTGCGGGCGCTGGCCAAGCGCACCGCCGACTCCACCGGCGAGATCGACCAGTTGCTCAACACCCTCGGCGGCAAGACCCAGGAGGTCTCGCAAAAGATGGAAAGCTGCCTGGACCTGTCGCGCGCCAGCGTGTCGTCGATCGAGAGCGCGCGGGACAGCTTCGAGGGCATCCAGCTCTCGGTGAACGAGATCCGCGACCAGAACCTGCAGATCTCCGCCGCAGCCGAGGAGCAGCACAGCGTGGCCGAGGAGATCAACCGGCATATCCAGCAGATCTACGACGAGGCACGGCTGGTGGAGGGGCTGGCCAGTTCCGCCCAGGCTGACTCCGGCAGGTTGGCGCAGTTGTCGGATGAGTTGAATGGGCTGGTGGGGCGCTTCAAGTCGTGA
- a CDS encoding PACE efflux transporter produces MQGPKRKLVYVTFYELIGLCMSTLGLAYLSDTQASHTGPLAVMITTIAMLWNLIYNTLFERWESRQAKRGRSLGRRVAHAIGFQLTLVVYLIPLIAWWLDMTLLEALLVDLAFIILVPCYTFLYNWAFDRIFGLPTSAMATA; encoded by the coding sequence GTGCAAGGACCCAAACGCAAACTGGTCTACGTGACCTTCTATGAACTGATCGGCCTGTGCATGTCGACCCTGGGCCTGGCCTACCTGTCCGACACCCAGGCTTCGCACACCGGGCCCCTGGCGGTGATGATCACCACCATCGCCATGCTCTGGAACCTCATCTACAACACCTTGTTCGAGCGCTGGGAGAGCCGCCAGGCCAAGCGCGGCCGCAGCCTGGGCCGACGGGTGGCGCATGCCATCGGCTTCCAGCTGACCCTGGTGGTGTACTTGATCCCGCTGATCGCCTGGTGGCTGGACATGACGCTGCTGGAGGCGTTGTTGGTGGACCTGGCGTTCATCATCCTGGTGCCGTGCTACACGTTCCTCTATAACTGGGCGTTCGACCGGATTTTCGGCTTGCCGACCTCAGCAATGGCGACGGCCTGA
- a CDS encoding methyl-accepting chemotaxis protein, whose amino-acid sequence MRTNSVAAAINELGAATQEIARNAADASQHASGASEQANGGRQVVEEAISAMTALSERISESCEQIETLNASTDEIGKILDVIKGISQQTNLLALNAAIEAARAGEAGRGFAVVADEVRNLAHRTQESAEEIHRMITSLQVGSREAVHTMNTSQVSSEETVQVANEAGERLASVTQRIGEIDGMNQSVATATEEQTAVVESLNLDITQINALNQQGVENLNETLRHCDALSQQAGRLKQLVGSFRI is encoded by the coding sequence ATGCGCACCAACAGCGTCGCTGCCGCCATCAACGAACTGGGCGCCGCCACCCAGGAAATCGCCCGCAACGCCGCCGATGCCTCGCAACACGCCAGTGGCGCCAGCGAACAGGCCAACGGTGGCCGCCAGGTGGTCGAAGAGGCCATCAGCGCCATGACCGCCCTGTCCGAGCGCATCAGCGAGTCCTGCGAGCAGATCGAGACCCTCAACGCCAGCACCGACGAGATCGGCAAGATCCTCGACGTGATCAAGGGCATCTCCCAGCAGACCAACCTGCTGGCGCTCAACGCCGCCATCGAGGCCGCCCGTGCCGGTGAGGCCGGCCGAGGCTTCGCCGTGGTCGCCGACGAAGTGCGCAACCTGGCCCACCGCACCCAGGAGTCGGCCGAAGAGATCCACCGCATGATCACCAGCCTGCAGGTCGGCTCGCGCGAGGCGGTGCACACCATGAACACCAGTCAGGTCTCCAGCGAAGAGACCGTGCAGGTGGCCAACGAGGCCGGTGAGCGCCTGGCCAGCGTCACCCAGCGCATCGGCGAGATCGACGGCATGAACCAGTCGGTGGCCACCGCCACCGAAGAGCAGACCGCCGTGGTCGAGAGCCTGAACCTGGACATCACCCAGATCAACGCGCTGAACCAGCAAGGGGTGGAGAACCTCAACGAAACCCTGCGCCACTGCGACGCCCTGAGCCAGCAGGCCGGACGCCTGAAGCAACTGGTCGGCAGCTTCCGTATCTAA
- a CDS encoding sulfite exporter TauE/SafE family protein, translating to MDVGSFGFTIAGLVVGFIVGMTGVGGGSLMTPILLWFGINPATAVGTDLLYAAITKASGVWVHGRNKNIDWKITGWLSLGSVPAAALTLWFLSTLHTDTSALNAIIKQGLAVVLILTALAILFKSRLQAFASKHAGDHYHLSDRTLNILTVITGVVLGVMVTLTSIGAGALGTVALFLLYPFLVTRRLVGTEIAHAVPLTLVAGLGHAGMGNMDWSLLGYLLLGSLPGIYLGSHLTGRISDRVLRPCLATMLLLIGYKLAF from the coding sequence ATGGATGTAGGTTCTTTCGGTTTCACCATTGCGGGCCTGGTTGTGGGCTTCATCGTCGGCATGACCGGCGTCGGCGGCGGTTCGCTGATGACCCCGATCCTGCTGTGGTTCGGCATCAACCCGGCCACCGCCGTGGGCACCGACCTGCTCTATGCCGCCATCACCAAGGCCAGTGGCGTCTGGGTGCATGGCCGCAACAAGAACATCGACTGGAAGATCACCGGCTGGCTGAGCCTGGGCAGCGTGCCCGCCGCCGCCCTCACCCTGTGGTTCCTCAGTACCCTGCACACCGATACCTCGGCGCTGAACGCCATCATCAAGCAAGGCCTGGCGGTGGTGCTGATCCTCACCGCCCTGGCGATCCTGTTCAAATCGCGCCTGCAGGCGTTCGCCAGCAAGCATGCCGGCGATCACTACCACCTCAGCGACCGCACCCTGAACATCCTCACCGTGATCACCGGTGTGGTGCTGGGGGTAATGGTCACCCTCACCTCCATCGGTGCCGGCGCGCTGGGGACCGTGGCGCTGTTCCTGCTGTACCCGTTCCTGGTCACCCGCCGTCTGGTCGGCACCGAGATCGCCCACGCCGTGCCATTGACCCTGGTGGCTGGCCTCGGTCATGCCGGCATGGGCAACATGGACTGGTCACTGCTGGGCTACCTGCTTCTGGGTTCGCTGCCGGGGATCTACCTGGGCAGCCACCTGACCGGGCGCATCTCTGACCGCGTGCTGCGGCCTTGCCTGGCGACCATGCTGCTGCTGATCGGCTACAAGCTGGCGTTCTGA
- a CDS encoding GNAT family N-acetyltransferase, producing the protein MNVIACDLHHLDAAADLFNQYRMFYQEADDLPASRAFLKTNLETGNSRIYLLLDADGQAIAFAQLYPATCSLAMKRFYWLYDLFVAPHARRGGHARFLMQQLTDIFQAEGAQRLSLDTARTNLAAQALYESLGYVAEQDFVTYHKMLDH; encoded by the coding sequence ATGAACGTCATTGCCTGTGATCTGCACCACCTGGACGCCGCTGCGGACCTCTTCAACCAGTACCGGATGTTCTACCAGGAAGCGGATGACCTCCCCGCTTCCCGCGCATTCCTCAAGACCAACCTCGAGACCGGCAACTCGCGCATCTACCTGCTGCTGGACGCCGACGGCCAGGCCATCGCCTTTGCCCAGCTGTACCCGGCGACCTGTTCGCTGGCGATGAAGCGCTTCTACTGGCTGTATGACCTGTTCGTTGCCCCGCACGCCCGCAGGGGCGGCCATGCCCGCTTCCTGATGCAGCAACTGACCGATATTTTCCAGGCCGAGGGCGCGCAGCGGTTGAGCCTGGACACCGCCCGGACCAACCTTGCCGCCCAAGCGTTGTATGAATCGCTGGGGTATGTGGCCGAGCAGGACTTCGTGACCTATCACAAGATGCTCGATCACTGA
- a CDS encoding DUF1176 domain-containing protein, protein MRATTRNWLALGLALLPGLVGAAEPEPVPVYREIKDWVVGCDNTRFCTAVLADHPEKMRVGMLVQREAGAWGNLHLTLVGSTDWSGEPLLDGQLLVAPWRMTRGAETTLELEGADAYAVLQQLRNGQRLVDDTRPGERVSSLQGLSAVLLLMDAVQGRVGHYSALMRPGDSVADTQLPIPAKPKGPAFVAPTPLSEQELAGINPVVMAKAAAEDQLKNEYDVAPKLELHALDGQHALALLSYNCNDFHCLYALYKVSRKAPYTLGPLEFEAPSSPVLISRMRDAIEFYPKKGELHSYAKDDYPGSCGVEESWRYDGMRMRLVRLARMDRCAEVGTDSWPVLWRSEG, encoded by the coding sequence ATGCGCGCAACAACAAGGAATTGGCTGGCCCTGGGGCTGGCGTTGCTACCGGGCCTGGTCGGCGCGGCGGAGCCAGAGCCGGTACCGGTGTACCGGGAGATCAAGGACTGGGTGGTGGGCTGCGACAACACGCGTTTCTGCACCGCGGTGCTGGCCGATCATCCGGAGAAGATGCGGGTGGGCATGCTGGTGCAGCGCGAGGCGGGCGCCTGGGGCAACCTGCACCTGACCCTGGTGGGTAGCACCGATTGGTCGGGCGAACCCCTGCTCGACGGCCAACTGCTGGTCGCCCCCTGGCGCATGACCCGCGGCGCCGAGACCACCCTGGAACTGGAGGGCGCCGATGCCTACGCCGTGTTGCAGCAATTGCGTAACGGCCAGCGCCTGGTGGACGACACCCGGCCAGGGGAGCGCGTGAGTTCGCTGCAGGGCCTGAGCGCCGTCTTGCTGCTGATGGATGCGGTGCAGGGCCGGGTCGGTCACTACAGCGCGCTGATGCGACCCGGTGACAGCGTCGCCGACACCCAGCTGCCCATCCCGGCCAAGCCCAAGGGGCCGGCCTTTGTGGCACCCACGCCGCTTAGCGAGCAGGAACTGGCGGGCATCAACCCGGTAGTGATGGCCAAGGCGGCCGCCGAAGACCAGTTGAAGAACGAATACGATGTCGCTCCCAAGCTTGAGCTGCATGCCCTGGACGGCCAGCACGCCCTGGCGTTGCTCAGCTACAACTGCAACGACTTCCATTGCCTCTACGCGTTGTACAAGGTGTCGCGTAAGGCGCCTTACACCCTTGGGCCGCTTGAGTTCGAGGCACCGTCCAGCCCGGTGCTGATCAGCCGGATGCGCGATGCCATCGAGTTCTACCCCAAAAAAGGCGAGCTCCACAGCTATGCCAAGGACGACTATCCCGGCAGTTGTGGGGTCGAGGAAAGCTGGCGCTACGACGGCATGCGCATGCGCCTGGTCAGGTTGGCGCGGATGGACCGGTGTGCCGAAGTGGGCACTGACAGTTGGCCGGTACTATGGCGCAGCGAAGGCTGA